One part of the Arabidopsis thaliana chromosome 4, partial sequence genome encodes these proteins:
- the VPS15 gene encoding protein kinase family protein / WD-40 repeat family protein (protein kinase family protein / WD-40 repeat family protein; FUNCTIONS IN: protein serine/threonine kinase activity, binding, protein kinase activity, ATP binding; INVOLVED IN: protein amino acid phosphorylation, N-terminal protein myristoylation; LOCATED IN: CUL4 RING ubiquitin ligase complex; EXPRESSED IN: 22 plant structures; EXPRESSED DURING: 14 growth stages; CONTAINS InterPro DOMAIN/s: HEAT (InterPro:IPR000357), WD40 repeat 2 (InterPro:IPR019782), Armadillo-like helical (InterPro:IPR011989), WD40 repeat (InterPro:IPR001680), HEAT, type 2 (InterPro:IPR021133), Serine/threonine-protein kinase-like domain (InterPro:IPR017442), Protein kinase-like domain (InterPro:IPR011009), Serine/threonine-protein kinase, active site (InterPro:IPR008271), WD40 repeat-like-containing domain (InterPro:IPR011046), Protein kinase, catalytic domain (InterPro:IPR000719), WD40-repeat-containing domain (InterPro:IPR017986), WD40/YVTN repeat-like-containing domain (InterPro:IPR015943), Armadillo-type fold (InterPro:IPR016024), WD40 repeat, subgroup (InterPro:IPR019781); BEST Arabidopsis thaliana protein match is: Protein kinase superfamily protein (TAIR:AT1G33770.1); Has 29441 Blast hits to 28057 proteins in 1177 species: Archae - 18; Bacteria - 2884; Metazoa - 11045; Fungi - 5111; Plants - 4360; Viruses - 46; Other Eukaryotes - 5977 (source: NCBI BLink).) translates to MGNKIARTTQVSATEYYLHDLPSSYNLVLKEVLGRGRFLKSIQCKHDEGLVVVKVYFKRGDSIDLREYERRLVKIKDVFLSLEHPHVWPFQFWQETDKAAYLVRQYFYSNLHDRLSTRPFLSLVEKKWLAFQLLLAVKQCHEKDICHGDIKCENVLLTSWNWLYLADFASFKPTYIPYDDPSDFSFFFDTRGQRLCYLAPERFYEHGGETQVAQDAPLKPSMDIFAVGCVIAELFLEGQPLFELAQLLAYRRGQHDPSQHLEKIPDPGIRKMILHMIQLEPEARLSAEDYLQNYVGVVFPNYFSPFLHTLYCCWNPLPSDMRVATCQGIFQEILKKMMENKSGDEIGVDSPVTSNPMNASTVQETFANHKLNSSKDLIRNTVNSKDEIFYSISDALKKNRHPFLKKITMDDLGTLMSLYDSRSDTYGTPFLPVEGNMRCEGMVLIASMLCSCIRNIKLPHLRREAILLLRSCSLYIDDDDRLQRVLPYVVALLSDPTAIVRCAAMETLCDILPLVRDFPPSDAKIFPEYIFPMLSMLPEDTEESVRICYASNIAKLALTAYGFLIHSFQLSDVGVLNELNSQQISTTPASETPSHLQKANGNAQLQQLRKTIAEVVQELVMGPKQTPNVRRALLQDIGELCFFFGQRQSNDFLLPILPAFLNDRDEQLRSVFFEKIVYVCFFVGQRSVEEYLLPYIDQALSDQTEAVIVNALECLSTLCKSSFLRKRALLQMIECVYPLLCYPSQWVRRAVVTFIAASSECLGAVDSYAFIAPVIRSYLSRLPASIASEEGLLSCLKPPVTREVVYRIFEKTRNPEFMAKQRKMWYSSSPQSKDWESVDLFDKDAGELNSVECRAEQKQSVEGKKQIKSASKQPEVQGKYAEKDAKLRIPRNPRPNASNTVELRDPVYPEKLQFSGFMAPYVSGANSFIEPENIPLYSFSMDKRAATNPPVASESSLQMNSLGMGSLSVPWMDSMSKSFNLASSVPVPKLISGSFHVGTNPKQFYRVVHEPESRENDQISSAISKFQDLGVSSSSKSASVTSEDASSPADLVGEPSLSRTSVPDSGWKPRGVLVAHLQEHRSAVNDIATSSDHSFFVSASDDSTVKVWDSRKLEKDISFRSRLTYHLEGSRGMCTTMLRNSTQVVVGASDGVIHMFSIDHISRGLGNVVEKYSGIVDIKKKDVKEGALVSLLNYTADSLSGPMVMYSTQNCGIHLWDTRSDLDAWTLKANPEEGYVSSLVTSPCGNWFVSGSSRGVLTLWDLRFRVPVNSWQYPIICPIEKMCLCFLPPSVSVSTTMKPLIYVAAGCNEVSLWNAEGGSCHQVLRVANYENETDVSEFQWKLPSNKVNPKPNHRQNMSSKYRIEELNEPPPRLPGIRSLLPLPGGDLLTGGTDLKIRRWDYSSPERSYCICGPSLKGVGNDDFYELKTNTGVQFVQETKRRPLATKLTAKAVLAAAATDTAGCHRDSVQSLASVKLNQRLLISSSRDGAIKVWK, encoded by the exons ATGGGAAACAAAATCGCTCGTACGACACAAGTCTCGGCGACGGAGTACTATCTCCACGACTTGCCGTCTTCATACAATCTGGTCTTAAAAGAGGTTTTAGGTCGAGGAAGATTCCTAAAGTCGATTCAATGTAAGCACGATGAAGGATTGGTTGTTGTTAAGGTTTACTTCAAGCGTGGTGACTCGATCGATCTCAGAGAGTATGAGCGTCGTCTCGTTAAGATCAAAGATGTGTTTTTGTCTCTAGAACATCCTCACGTTTGGCCTTTTCAG TTTTGGCAAGAGACTGATAAAGCAGCGTATCTAGTGAGGCAATACTTTTACAGTAATCTACATGATCGCTTGAGTACGAGGCCTTTCCTCAGTCTTGTAGAGAAGAAGTGGTTGGCGtttcag TTGCTTCTTGCTGTGAAGCAATGTCATGAGAAGGATATATGTCATG GTGATATCAAGTGCGAGAACGTATTGTTGACTTCCTGGAACTGGCTTTACCTTGCTGATTTTGCATCCTTCAAACCTACATACATTCCTTATGATGATCCTTCAGACTTCTCGTTCTTCTTTGACACAAGGGGACAAAGACTTTGTTATCTGGCTCCAGAG AGATTCTATGAGCATGGAGGTGAGACACAAGTAGCACAAGATGCTCCATTAAAGCCCTCCATGGATATATTTGCTGTGGG GTGTGTGATAGCCGAACTTTTTCTTGAGGGTCAGCCACTATTTGAACTGGCGCAGCTTCTCGCTTATCGTAGAGGGCAACATGATCCTAGCCAACACCTTGAAAAG ATTCCTGATCCGGGAATTCGCAAGATGATTCTTCATATGATTCAGTTAGAACCCGAAGCACGCCTATCTGCTGAAGACTACCTGCAAAATTATGTGGGAGTTGTTTTCCCAAACTACTTCTCACCATTTCTGCACACTTTATATTGTTGTTGGAATCCACTTCCTTCAGACATGAGG GTAGCAACTTGCCAGGGGATATTTCAAGAAATACTTAAAAAGATGATGGAAAATAAGTCAGGTGATGAGATCGGCGTTGATTCTCCTGTAACTTCAAATCCAATGAACGCAAGCACAGTACAGGAAACTTTTGCAAATCACAAATTGAACTCATCTAAGGATTTGATAAGGAATACTGTGAACTCTAAGGATGAGATCTTTTACTCTATTTCTGATGCACTCAAGAAAAATCGCCATCCTTTCTTGAAAAAGATAACAATGGACGATTTGGGTACACTGATGTCTCTCTATGATAGCCGTTCTGACACTTATGGCACGCCTTTTCTACCGGTAGAGGGTAACATGAGATGTGAGGGAATGGTTCTGATTGCATCTATGCTCTGTTCTTGTATCCGCAATATCAAGTTGCCTCATTTGAGGAGGGAAGCTATACTTCTATTGAGATCTTGCTCTTTgtatattgatgatgatgatcgcTTACAGCGTGTACTTCCATACGTCGTTGCCTTGCTTTCTGATCCAACAGCAATCGTGCGGTGCGCTGCCATGGAAACTTTGTGTGACATTCTGCCGCTTGTCCGAGATTTTCCTCCTAGTGATGCAAAGATTTTCCCAGAGTACATATTTCCGATGCTCTCCATGCTTCCTGAAGATACGGAAGAGAGTGTGAGGATATGCTATGCCAGCAATATTGCAAAACTCGCTCTTACTGCTTATGGATTCTTGATACATTCTTTCCAGTTGAGCGATGTAGGGGTTCTTAATGAATTGAATTCCCAGCAGATCTCCACTACACCTGCTAGTGAGACCCCTAGTCATTTGCAAAAGGCAAATGGCAATGCGCAGCTTCAACAGCTTAGAAAAACTATAGCTGAAGTTGTTCAAGAGCTTGTTATGGGTCCAAAACAAACTCCAAATGTTAGAAGAGCACTCCTTCAGGACATAGGGGAGCTCTGCTTTTTCTTTGGTCAGAGGCAGAGTAATGACTTTCTACTACCGATCCTCCCTGCCTTTCTAAACGACAGAGATGAGCAGCTAAGATCTGTATTCTTTGAGAAGATTGTTTATGTATGCTTTTTTGTTGGCCAGAGAAGTGTGGAGGAGTATCTATTGCCTTATATCGATCAAGCTTTGAGTGATCAGACGGAGGCTGTTATTGTCAATGCATTGGAGTGCTTATCCACATTATGCAAGAGTAGTTTCTTGCGGAAGAGAGCTCTCCTCCAAATGATAGAGTGTGTTTATCCTTTGTTGTGCTATCCATCTCAATGGGTAAGGAGGGCAGTTGTCACTTTCATTGCCGCAAGTAGTGAATGCTTAGGTGCAGTCGACTCTTATGCTTTTATTGCCCCAGTAATACGCTCTTATCTTAGTAGACTGCCTGCGTCAATTGCTTCTGAGGAAGGTCTACTTTCATGTTTGAAGCCCCCTGTCACAAGGGAGGTAGTTTATCGTATCTTTGAAAAAACCAGGAACCCAGAATTCATGGCGAAACAGCGAAAGATGTGGTATAGTTCTTCACCTCAGTCCAAAGATTGGGAATCTGTTGATTTGTTTGACAAAGATGCTGGGGAGTTGAATTCAGTAGAATGCAGGGCCGAACAGAAGCAAAGTgtggaaggaaaaaaacagattaagAGTGCATCAAAGCAACCAGAAGTTCAAGGAAAGTATGCAGAAAAGGATGCTAAATTAAGAATCCCGAGAAACCCAAGACCTAATGCTTCTAACACTGTTGAGCTACGTGATCCCGTGTATCCAGAGAAGTTACAGTTCTCTGGGTTTATGGCACCATATGTATCTGGTGCGAATAGCTTTATTGAACCAGAGAACATACCTCTCTATTCGTTTAGCATGGACAAACGAGCAGCTACAAATCCTCCTGTGGCTTCTGAGTCTTCATTGCAGATGAACTCTCTGGGAATGGGTTCATTGTCTGTGCCATGGATGGATTCCATGAGTAAATCATTTAACTTGGCTAGTTCGGTCCCAGTGCCTAAGCTGATTTCTGGGTCATTCCATGTCGGTACCAATCCTAAACAATTTTACAGAGTGGTACATGAGCCAGAAAGCAGAGAAAATGATCAAATCTCCTCAGCCATCAGTAAATTTCAAGACCTCGGAGTATCAAGCTCCTCAAAAAGTGCTTCTGTAACTTCAGAAGATGCTTCTTCTCCAGCGGATCTTGTAGGAGAGCCATCTCTGTCAAGGACATCGGTTCCGGATTCAGGGTGGAAGCCTCGTGGAGTATTAGTTGCTCATCTACAAGAGCATCGCTCTGCGGTCAATGACATTGCCACTTCAAGCGATCATAGCTTTTTTGTTAGTGCATCAGATGATTCCACAGTGAAGGTGTGGGACTCTAGAAAACTGGAAAAGGACATCTCTTTTAGGTCAAGGCTAACATATCATCTCGAGGGAAGCAGAGGGATGTGCACAACAATGCTTCGGAATTCAACGCAAGTTGTAGTTGGAGCCTCTGATGGTGTGATACATATGTTTTCAATTGACCATATCTCCAGAGGCTTGGGGAACGTAGTGGAGAAGTATTCAGGCATTGttgatattaaaaagaaagatgttAAAGAAGGCGCTCTAGTTTCTCTCTTGAATTATACTGCTGATAGCCTTTCTGGTCCGATGGTAATGTATAGTACCCAAAACTGCGGAATCCACCTTTGGGATACAAGGTCAGATTTAGATGCATGGACACTGAAAGCAAATCCTGAAGAAGGATATGTGTCTTCATTGGTTACAAGTCCTTGTGGGAATTGGTTTGTCTCTGGGTCTTCAAGGGGAGTGCTTACTCTTTGGGATTTGAGATTTCGTGTTCCTGTAAATTCGTGGCAATACCCCATCATATGTCCCATAGAGAAGATGTGCCTCTGCTTTCTTCCTCCAAGCGTCTCAGTGTCCACCACTATGAAACCTTTAATTTATGTTGCTGCCGGTTGCAACGAAGTTTCACTCTGGAATGCAGAGGGAGGTAGCTGTCACCAG GTATTGAGAGTAGCCAATTATGAAAATGAGACGGATGTTTCCGAGTTTCAATGGAAGTTACCAAGCAATAAGGTAAATCCGAAGCCGAATCATCGTCAGAACATGAGCTCCAAGTACAGAATCGAAGAGTTGAACGAGCCTCCTCCTCGTCTTCCTGGTATCCGCTCTTTGCTCCCTTTACCTGGAGGTGACTTGTTAACAGGTGGTACTGACTTGAAGATTCGGCGTTGGGATTACTCCAG CCCTGAGAGAAGTTATTGTATATGCGGTCCGAGTTTGAAAGGAGTCGGAAATGATGATTTCTATGAACTAAAAACCAACACGGGCGTGCAATTTGTTCAG GAGACAAAGAGACGGCCTCTGGCTACTAAACTGACGGCAAAGGCGGTACTTGCGGCTGCTGCGACAGACACAGCGGGTTGTCATCGTGACTCAGTTCAGTCTCTGGCATCTGTGAAGCTGAACCAGAGACTGTTGATATCAAGCAGCAGAGATGGAGCCATAAAGGTCTGGAAGTAA
- the VPS15 gene encoding protein kinase family protein / WD-40 repeat family protein has product MDIFAVGCVIAELFLEGQPLFELAQLLAYRRGQHDPSQHLEKIPDPGIRKMILHMIQLEPEARLSAEDYLQNYVGVVFPNYFSPFLHTLYCCWNPLPSDMRVATCQGIFQEILKKMMENKSGDEIGVDSPVTSNPMNASTVQETFANHKLNSSKDLIRNTVNSKDEIFYSISDALKKNRHPFLKKITMDDLGTLMSLYDSRSDTYGTPFLPVEGNMRCEGMVLIASMLCSCIRNIKLPHLRREAILLLRSCSLYIDDDDRLQRVLPYVVALLSDPTAIVRCAAMETLCDILPLVRDFPPSDAKIFPEYIFPMLSMLPEDTEESVRICYASNIAKLALTAYGFLIHSFQLSDVGVLNELNSQQISTTPASETPSHLQKANGNAQLQQLRKTIAEVVQELVMGPKQTPNVRRALLQDIGELCFFFGQRQSNDFLLPILPAFLNDRDEQLRSVFFEKIVYVCFFVGQRSVEEYLLPYIDQALSDQTEAVIVNALECLSTLCKSSFLRKRALLQMIECVYPLLCYPSQWVRRAVVTFIAASSECLGAVDSYAFIAPVIRSYLSRLPASIASEEGLLSCLKPPVTREVVYRIFEKTRNPEFMAKQRKMWYSSSPQSKDWESVDLFDKDAGELNSVECRAEQKQSVEGKKQIKSASKQPEVQGKYAEKDAKLRIPRNPRPNASNTVELRDPVYPEKLQFSGFMAPYVSGANSFIEPENIPLYSFSMDKRAATNPPVASESSLQMNSLGMGSLSVPWMDSMSKSFNLASSVPVPKLISGSFHVGTNPKQFYRVVHEPESRENDQISSAISKFQDLGVSSSSKSASVTSEDASSPADLVGEPSLSRTSVPDSGWKPRGVLVAHLQEHRSAVNDIATSSDHSFFVSASDDSTVKVWDSRKLEKDISFRSRLTYHLEGSRGMCTTMLRNSTQVVVGASDGVIHMFSIDHISRGLGNVVEKYSGIVDIKKKDVKEGALVSLLNYTADSLSGPMVMYSTQNCGIHLWDTRSDLDAWTLKANPEEGYVSSLVTSPCGNWFVSGSSRGVLTLWDLRFRVPVNSWQYPIICPIEKMCLCFLPPSVSVSTTMKPLIYVAAGCNEVSLWNAEGGSCHQVLRVANYENETDVSEFQWKLPSNKVNPKPNHRQNMSSKYRIEELNEPPPRLPGIRSLLPLPGGDLLTGGTDLKIRRWDYSSPERSYCICGPSLKGVGNDDFYELKTNTGVQFVQETKRRPLATKLTAKAVLAAAATDTAGCHRDSVQSLASVKLNQRLLISSSRDGAIKVWK; this is encoded by the exons ATGGATATATTTGCTGTGGG GTGTGTGATAGCCGAACTTTTTCTTGAGGGTCAGCCACTATTTGAACTGGCGCAGCTTCTCGCTTATCGTAGAGGGCAACATGATCCTAGCCAACACCTTGAAAAG ATTCCTGATCCGGGAATTCGCAAGATGATTCTTCATATGATTCAGTTAGAACCCGAAGCACGCCTATCTGCTGAAGACTACCTGCAAAATTATGTGGGAGTTGTTTTCCCAAACTACTTCTCACCATTTCTGCACACTTTATATTGTTGTTGGAATCCACTTCCTTCAGACATGAGG GTAGCAACTTGCCAGGGGATATTTCAAGAAATACTTAAAAAGATGATGGAAAATAAGTCAGGTGATGAGATCGGCGTTGATTCTCCTGTAACTTCAAATCCAATGAACGCAAGCACAGTACAGGAAACTTTTGCAAATCACAAATTGAACTCATCTAAGGATTTGATAAGGAATACTGTGAACTCTAAGGATGAGATCTTTTACTCTATTTCTGATGCACTCAAGAAAAATCGCCATCCTTTCTTGAAAAAGATAACAATGGACGATTTGGGTACACTGATGTCTCTCTATGATAGCCGTTCTGACACTTATGGCACGCCTTTTCTACCGGTAGAGGGTAACATGAGATGTGAGGGAATGGTTCTGATTGCATCTATGCTCTGTTCTTGTATCCGCAATATCAAGTTGCCTCATTTGAGGAGGGAAGCTATACTTCTATTGAGATCTTGCTCTTTgtatattgatgatgatgatcgcTTACAGCGTGTACTTCCATACGTCGTTGCCTTGCTTTCTGATCCAACAGCAATCGTGCGGTGCGCTGCCATGGAAACTTTGTGTGACATTCTGCCGCTTGTCCGAGATTTTCCTCCTAGTGATGCAAAGATTTTCCCAGAGTACATATTTCCGATGCTCTCCATGCTTCCTGAAGATACGGAAGAGAGTGTGAGGATATGCTATGCCAGCAATATTGCAAAACTCGCTCTTACTGCTTATGGATTCTTGATACATTCTTTCCAGTTGAGCGATGTAGGGGTTCTTAATGAATTGAATTCCCAGCAGATCTCCACTACACCTGCTAGTGAGACCCCTAGTCATTTGCAAAAGGCAAATGGCAATGCGCAGCTTCAACAGCTTAGAAAAACTATAGCTGAAGTTGTTCAAGAGCTTGTTATGGGTCCAAAACAAACTCCAAATGTTAGAAGAGCACTCCTTCAGGACATAGGGGAGCTCTGCTTTTTCTTTGGTCAGAGGCAGAGTAATGACTTTCTACTACCGATCCTCCCTGCCTTTCTAAACGACAGAGATGAGCAGCTAAGATCTGTATTCTTTGAGAAGATTGTTTATGTATGCTTTTTTGTTGGCCAGAGAAGTGTGGAGGAGTATCTATTGCCTTATATCGATCAAGCTTTGAGTGATCAGACGGAGGCTGTTATTGTCAATGCATTGGAGTGCTTATCCACATTATGCAAGAGTAGTTTCTTGCGGAAGAGAGCTCTCCTCCAAATGATAGAGTGTGTTTATCCTTTGTTGTGCTATCCATCTCAATGGGTAAGGAGGGCAGTTGTCACTTTCATTGCCGCAAGTAGTGAATGCTTAGGTGCAGTCGACTCTTATGCTTTTATTGCCCCAGTAATACGCTCTTATCTTAGTAGACTGCCTGCGTCAATTGCTTCTGAGGAAGGTCTACTTTCATGTTTGAAGCCCCCTGTCACAAGGGAGGTAGTTTATCGTATCTTTGAAAAAACCAGGAACCCAGAATTCATGGCGAAACAGCGAAAGATGTGGTATAGTTCTTCACCTCAGTCCAAAGATTGGGAATCTGTTGATTTGTTTGACAAAGATGCTGGGGAGTTGAATTCAGTAGAATGCAGGGCCGAACAGAAGCAAAGTgtggaaggaaaaaaacagattaagAGTGCATCAAAGCAACCAGAAGTTCAAGGAAAGTATGCAGAAAAGGATGCTAAATTAAGAATCCCGAGAAACCCAAGACCTAATGCTTCTAACACTGTTGAGCTACGTGATCCCGTGTATCCAGAGAAGTTACAGTTCTCTGGGTTTATGGCACCATATGTATCTGGTGCGAATAGCTTTATTGAACCAGAGAACATACCTCTCTATTCGTTTAGCATGGACAAACGAGCAGCTACAAATCCTCCTGTGGCTTCTGAGTCTTCATTGCAGATGAACTCTCTGGGAATGGGTTCATTGTCTGTGCCATGGATGGATTCCATGAGTAAATCATTTAACTTGGCTAGTTCGGTCCCAGTGCCTAAGCTGATTTCTGGGTCATTCCATGTCGGTACCAATCCTAAACAATTTTACAGAGTGGTACATGAGCCAGAAAGCAGAGAAAATGATCAAATCTCCTCAGCCATCAGTAAATTTCAAGACCTCGGAGTATCAAGCTCCTCAAAAAGTGCTTCTGTAACTTCAGAAGATGCTTCTTCTCCAGCGGATCTTGTAGGAGAGCCATCTCTGTCAAGGACATCGGTTCCGGATTCAGGGTGGAAGCCTCGTGGAGTATTAGTTGCTCATCTACAAGAGCATCGCTCTGCGGTCAATGACATTGCCACTTCAAGCGATCATAGCTTTTTTGTTAGTGCATCAGATGATTCCACAGTGAAGGTGTGGGACTCTAGAAAACTGGAAAAGGACATCTCTTTTAGGTCAAGGCTAACATATCATCTCGAGGGAAGCAGAGGGATGTGCACAACAATGCTTCGGAATTCAACGCAAGTTGTAGTTGGAGCCTCTGATGGTGTGATACATATGTTTTCAATTGACCATATCTCCAGAGGCTTGGGGAACGTAGTGGAGAAGTATTCAGGCATTGttgatattaaaaagaaagatgttAAAGAAGGCGCTCTAGTTTCTCTCTTGAATTATACTGCTGATAGCCTTTCTGGTCCGATGGTAATGTATAGTACCCAAAACTGCGGAATCCACCTTTGGGATACAAGGTCAGATTTAGATGCATGGACACTGAAAGCAAATCCTGAAGAAGGATATGTGTCTTCATTGGTTACAAGTCCTTGTGGGAATTGGTTTGTCTCTGGGTCTTCAAGGGGAGTGCTTACTCTTTGGGATTTGAGATTTCGTGTTCCTGTAAATTCGTGGCAATACCCCATCATATGTCCCATAGAGAAGATGTGCCTCTGCTTTCTTCCTCCAAGCGTCTCAGTGTCCACCACTATGAAACCTTTAATTTATGTTGCTGCCGGTTGCAACGAAGTTTCACTCTGGAATGCAGAGGGAGGTAGCTGTCACCAG GTATTGAGAGTAGCCAATTATGAAAATGAGACGGATGTTTCCGAGTTTCAATGGAAGTTACCAAGCAATAAGGTAAATCCGAAGCCGAATCATCGTCAGAACATGAGCTCCAAGTACAGAATCGAAGAGTTGAACGAGCCTCCTCCTCGTCTTCCTGGTATCCGCTCTTTGCTCCCTTTACCTGGAGGTGACTTGTTAACAGGTGGTACTGACTTGAAGATTCGGCGTTGGGATTACTCCAG CCCTGAGAGAAGTTATTGTATATGCGGTCCGAGTTTGAAAGGAGTCGGAAATGATGATTTCTATGAACTAAAAACCAACACGGGCGTGCAATTTGTTCAG GAGACAAAGAGACGGCCTCTGGCTACTAAACTGACGGCAAAGGCGGTACTTGCGGCTGCTGCGACAGACACAGCGGGTTGTCATCGTGACTCAGTTCAGTCTCTGGCATCTGTGAAGCTGAACCAGAGACTGTTGATATCAAGCAGCAGAGATGGAGCCATAAAGGTCTGGAAGTAA
- a CDS encoding Ribosomal protein S30 family protein (Ribosomal protein S30 family protein; FUNCTIONS IN: structural constituent of ribosome; INVOLVED IN: translation; LOCATED IN: cytosolic small ribosomal subunit, ribosome, nucleolus; EXPRESSED IN: 23 plant structures; EXPRESSED DURING: 13 growth stages; CONTAINS InterPro DOMAIN/s: Ribosomal protein S30 (InterPro:IPR006846); BEST Arabidopsis thaliana protein match is: Ribosomal protein S30 family protein (TAIR:AT5G56670.1); Has 682 Blast hits to 682 proteins in 246 species: Archae - 2; Bacteria - 0; Metazoa - 304; Fungi - 135; Plants - 106; Viruses - 1; Other Eukaryotes - 134 (source: NCBI BLink).), translated as MGKVHGSLARAGKVRGQTPKVAKQDKKKKPRGRAHKRLQHNRRFVTAVVGFGKKRGPNSSEK; from the exons ATGG GTAAGGTACACGGTTCCTTGGCTCGTGCCGGTAAGGTGAGAGGTCAGACACCGAAAGTGGCAAAGcaggataagaagaagaagccacgTGGCCGTGCTCACAAAAGGTTGCAACACAATCGCCGTTTCGTAACCGCCG TTGTTGGATTTGGCAAGAAGAGAGGACCCAACTCTTCTGAGaagtag